One stretch of Shewanella sp. Arc9-LZ DNA includes these proteins:
- a CDS encoding Cro/CI family transcriptional regulator, with the protein MKTKDAILYFGSKSQLAKNLGLTKGAISQWPDDVPELRAYQIERLTEGVLKADIPQLEQVS; encoded by the coding sequence ATGAAAACAAAAGACGCAATTTTGTATTTTGGTTCTAAGAGTCAGTTGGCAAAAAACTTAGGGCTTACGAAAGGCGCCATTTCACAGTGGCCTGATGATGTGCCTGAGTTACGCGCTTATCAGATTGAACGATTAACCGAAGGTGTTTTAAAAGCAGATATTCCACAGCTTGAGCAAGTAAGTTGA
- a CDS encoding replication protein P, producing the protein MKSIQTLVNTGSIVGAMQGNGSSRQLSEMDVAIVDSVFAKLRVLFPVGAPKDDVESLHKAEWVKTLAVQGVSSRDQVQMGLTRARREQGDRQFWPTPRQFALWCQPTAYDYGLPDLDSAYREAKRHYHNVVGHKWSHDVVGLAVRQCGTWLFATGIEKDVLTMFTRQYEILCRKYGNGELVDVELPKALPTRATRRIEPAEGKALVAKFRRQLGLRSANDE; encoded by the coding sequence ATGAAGTCTATTCAAACATTGGTTAATACCGGTTCAATTGTTGGCGCTATGCAGGGCAATGGCTCAAGCCGCCAGCTGTCTGAAATGGATGTGGCGATTGTCGATAGTGTGTTTGCAAAGCTGCGCGTGTTGTTTCCGGTTGGTGCGCCTAAGGATGATGTTGAGTCGTTGCACAAAGCCGAGTGGGTTAAAACGCTTGCCGTTCAAGGTGTGAGTAGCCGTGATCAAGTGCAAATGGGATTAACTCGGGCAAGACGCGAGCAGGGTGATCGCCAGTTTTGGCCAACACCACGCCAGTTTGCGTTGTGGTGTCAGCCAACGGCTTATGACTATGGTTTACCTGATTTAGATTCGGCATATCGTGAGGCTAAGCGCCATTATCACAATGTAGTGGGCCATAAGTGGAGCCATGATGTTGTTGGCTTGGCTGTGCGCCAATGTGGTACCTGGTTGTTTGCTACCGGCATTGAAAAAGACGTATTAACCATGTTTACCCGCCAATACGAGATTTTATGTCGTAAATACGGCAATGGTGAGTTGGTTGATGTTGAGTTGCCTAAAGCGTTACCGACTCGTGCTACCCGCAGGATTGAACCTGCTGAGGGTAAAGCGTTGGTGGCAAAGTTTAGGCGTCAACTTGGCTTAAGGAGTGCTAACGATGAGTAA
- a CDS encoding helix-turn-helix domain-containing protein, which produces MSMELMVKAMKAKVGNPLRKLVLLKLADNANDQGECWPSYNYIAEQCEMSRRSVMDHVKKLEKSGFLRREYRKGVKGNSSNVFHLDFDENTGLGGESAALPSESVALPPSESAALPSESAALPLVNLLHPEPVTLEPVNESLKDVVTTSKKSPLDFSKWPDLPSDQVFKDWLAIRKQKKAKLTQTAVNRLAPHLMKAVAAGCSVDDVFELCASRCWIGFEFDWLVNAGLIAKQAIKADWSHSVFDPEDPLI; this is translated from the coding sequence ATGAGTATGGAATTAATGGTTAAGGCCATGAAGGCGAAGGTGGGTAATCCACTGCGCAAGTTGGTGTTATTGAAATTGGCGGATAACGCGAACGACCAGGGCGAGTGTTGGCCTAGTTATAATTACATTGCTGAACAGTGTGAAATGAGCCGTCGTAGCGTGATGGACCATGTTAAAAAACTCGAAAAGTCGGGCTTTTTGCGTCGTGAATATCGCAAGGGTGTTAAGGGTAATTCGTCTAATGTTTTTCATCTGGATTTTGATGAAAATACAGGATTAGGTGGTGAATCTGCTGCACTACCTAGTGAATCTGTCGCACTACCCCCTAGTGAATCTGCTGCACTACCTAGTGAATCTGCTGCACTACCCCTAGTGAATCTCCTGCACCCAGAACCAGTCACTTTAGAACCAGTCAATGAATCTTTAAAAGATGTAGTCACCACATCGAAAAAATCACCTTTGGATTTTTCAAAGTGGCCTGATTTGCCAAGCGACCAAGTTTTTAAAGACTGGTTAGCCATTCGCAAACAGAAAAAAGCCAAGTTAACCCAAACAGCGGTTAATCGCCTGGCACCGCATTTGATGAAAGCGGTTGCTGCGGGTTGTTCTGTTGATGACGTTTTTGAGTTGTGCGCTTCACGTTGCTGGATTGGGTTTGAGTTCGATTGGTTAGTTAACGCTGGCTTGATTGCTAAACAGGCGATTAAGGCCGATTGGAGTCACTCAGTTTTTGACCCAGAGGATCCATTGATATGA
- a CDS encoding toxin YdaT family protein, which produces MKQRSRLDLLMKAINTWLELPKVSRSALATAVVQAVDDLKLATVLAKEGISFTYSDDIYNDARVNAQKIFRWLGQYADQNAVPERLFYVEQAILAAMPVELRIGYLNDVYGMVGVTVVVDHVSDAMSLSADDMAATLTKENCDAQVAVIRLGINPSRHQVETAYRELRESRGVTSMSLDVLERKFPYLTNKSLKSAG; this is translated from the coding sequence ATGAAACAAAGATCACGTTTAGATTTATTGATGAAAGCCATTAATACGTGGCTTGAATTACCTAAAGTCAGCCGTTCGGCGTTGGCCACTGCGGTAGTGCAGGCGGTCGATGACTTAAAGCTAGCGACGGTATTGGCTAAAGAGGGGATTTCGTTTACCTACTCGGATGATATTTACAACGATGCTCGAGTGAATGCGCAAAAGATTTTCCGTTGGCTTGGGCAGTACGCTGACCAAAACGCGGTACCTGAGCGTTTGTTTTATGTTGAACAGGCCATATTGGCGGCGATGCCAGTTGAGTTACGCATTGGGTATTTAAACGATGTTTACGGCATGGTTGGCGTGACCGTTGTTGTTGACCATGTGAGTGATGCTATGTCGTTAAGTGCAGATGACATGGCGGCTACGTTAACCAAAGAAAACTGTGATGCACAAGTTGCTGTTATTCGTTTAGGCATTAATCCAAGCCGTCATCAAGTTGAAACCGCTTACCGTGAACTACGTGAATCTCGCGGGGTGACATCAATGTCTTTGGATGTGCTTGAGCGTAAGTTCCCTTATTTAACCAATAAATCACTTAAGTCGGCTGGTTAG
- a CDS encoding S24 family peptidase gives MMNERIKERRKLVGLTQPELAKMIGVTKATISQWESAATSPKGENLYNLAKHLQCATDWLLFGKESKPTSNAEWAGPMETWDSNTPLNDDEVEIPFYMEVELAAGHGIAEAPHYNGPKLRFAKSTLRKSSVDPTNAACVRVSGNSMEPVLPNGSTVGVDTSQTDVIDGKMYAINHDGMLRIKTLYKLPGGGLRLRSFNTDEWPDERYEGEIIKQIKIIGKVFWYSVLL, from the coding sequence ATGATGAATGAACGAATTAAAGAACGCAGAAAGCTCGTAGGGTTAACGCAGCCAGAGCTTGCTAAGATGATAGGCGTAACAAAAGCAACCATTTCACAATGGGAGTCTGCGGCTACCTCGCCTAAAGGTGAAAACCTTTACAATTTAGCAAAGCACCTGCAATGCGCTACAGATTGGCTTCTTTTTGGTAAAGAATCAAAACCAACAAGCAATGCCGAATGGGCTGGTCCAATGGAAACATGGGATAGCAACACCCCGCTAAATGATGATGAAGTAGAGATACCGTTTTATATGGAAGTAGAACTCGCTGCTGGACATGGCATCGCTGAAGCACCTCATTACAATGGCCCTAAATTGCGCTTTGCAAAATCAACATTGCGTAAATCAAGTGTTGATCCAACCAATGCCGCGTGTGTGCGTGTTAGCGGTAATAGCATGGAACCGGTATTACCCAACGGCTCAACCGTCGGGGTAGATACATCACAAACAGACGTGATCGACGGTAAAATGTACGCCATTAATCACGATGGTATGTTACGCATAAAAACCCTATACAAGTTACCTGGCGGTGGTTTAAGGCTTCGCAGTTTTAACACCGACGAGTGGCCAGACGAACGCTACGAAGGCGAAATCATCAAACAAATCAAAATCATCGGTAAGGTGTTTTGGT